One Falco cherrug isolate bFalChe1 chromosome 11, bFalChe1.pri, whole genome shotgun sequence DNA window includes the following coding sequences:
- the LOC129737095 gene encoding translation initiation factor IF-2-like — protein sequence MAPPLRPQPPRRSGQEEKEEVAAEEEEAEKAPSRSGDRPPAQRCGGQRRGQGPAARPAPPRPAPPRPAPPRCAEHPGAGRWGAGARPGRAEVGPPRPAAPAAAGAEPLGDAGRLSGASRQRRERPGAGSQRGRPRQPGCRRRRAGSRGPGRAELPWPRRARFRGLGTLPPGRQPPRSARRRRRASSVTRIFPDRPFGVCPRIDPRGVSMLDTLLKMC from the exons atggcgccgccgctccgcccgcagcccccgcgccGCAGCGgccaggaggagaaggaggaggtggcggcggaggaggaggaggcggagaAGGCGCCGAGCCGCAGCGGGGACCGCCCGCCCGCCCAGCGCTgcggggggcagcgccgcgggcagggcccggccgcccgccccgccccgccccgccccgccccgccccgccccgccccgccccggtGCGCGGAACACCCGGGAGCCGGGCGGTGGGGCGCGGGTgcgaggccgggccgggcggaggtggggccgccccgccccgccgccccggccgccgccggtGCCGAGCCGCTGGGAGATGCCGGCCGGCTCTCAGGGGCGTCCCGTCAGCGGCGGGAGCGCCCGGGCGCGGGCAGCCAGCGGGGCCGGCCGAGGCAGCCGGGCTGCCGGCGGAGGCGGGCCGGGAGCCGCGGGCCAGGGCGGGCGGAGCTCCCCTGGCCCCGCCGGGCTCGTTTCCGGGGGCTCGGCACCCTCCCGCCCGGGCGGCAGCCTCCGAGGAGcgccaggaggaggaggagggcgaGCTCGGTGACACG AATATTCCCAGATCGTCCCTTTGGTGTCTGTCCTAGGATAGATCCCAGAGGTGTCTCCATGCTGGACACCCTCTTGAAGATGTGCTGA